The DNA region ctttcatgagagttgggtaattttcaggtattatttcctcaaatactctttctgcccctttcccttctcttctccttctgaaactcccatgacatgcatgctgttgcatttcattttgtcattcaactccctgagcccctgctcattttttccccatgcttttctctctgtgttctttttttcttcaatttcagctgttctgtcttcagtatcacttattcattcttatattattttgagtctgctgttgtatacctcaaatgtgttttttatctcacctatcatgtcttttttcccatgagctctgatactttctcttcaggttttcaaattattctttgtgctcactcagtgttgtcttcatgtcctttatttctttagccatattttctttcaacatgttgatttgatttagatttgtatgaaccttgtAGATTACTTATCTCAAATCCTgagtctcatctggggctttgatatattcctttgtttgggccatttctttcatgtttgtaattttttgctgatgtctaggcatctgattatgatgttaagtttactctgatgctcagtttctctctcatgcatagggatttagtgatgggaggctgtgtgttactgtcattctttgattcttggttcaacctgttatAGCTCTTTAGGATTGTACCTGTTTAGTTGCTCAAGTCTGGGCCATGAAACCAGTAATGGATTACAGGTCCACTTCCAAGGGTCtttgggagggaggctgtaagTCCAGAAAAATCTTTCTTACTTTACTCTTTATTTCCTCACATGCTCTTCCTTGGTCCACCAACAGATGGTGATCTTTAGCAACCCTTTTTGTTCAAAGCCAGCTCAGATTTGTTTGCTGCAATATTGATGCTGCCTCAAGGCTATTCAGGGCCCCACAGATCAAAGTCTCCCTGAGGCTGTTCTACAGTCTttgctggcagcctcctcccttttcctgggtaggaaataattccactcccctctgagttcTCACCACCTAGTAAGGGTCAATAGGGTAGGTGTTTGTAAGAGTTGGATCTCTAGTCCCCTCCTGACTCCCAAGACAAGCATTGGCACAGCCcctcccagcctggaagggctagTGGAATAGAgtgaccaaatttgttggccaaaagctgaatcagcctttggcggcatctctctctctcctctttcctggagAGATAAATCCCTGTGGCCACTCTGTCTGTAGCCACAGGCCAGAGGCgagagaattcaaagctgtctgctccCAAGGATGGGGTAAAAGGTGCTGGCAGCTGCAGCTTCTACTCAGTCTTTCCAtcgagattcttttcctttgcccctctctcttctgggtggtaccGCTAAAATGTTTCATAGAAGGACACTGAGCTAGTTTTTCAATCTTCTCTTGGATCCCGTGTGATAGGATTTTATTACTGAAATGCCACCCACATATAGAAATCCTACTGTTAAGTAGCATCATTATTGATTCCAAGGACAAGTAGGCTGTATTGTATTTAGATGAAATCTTTAAAGTTCTTTTGGTTGCCTACATGTCAGGTagagtttattttcttctctgagCAATAGAAACATTTACTTTTTGAAACGCAAACTAAATTATCCTGATCTGTAAACAGCATACAGTGTGTCCCAGTTTCTTTCCTGCATTACCCGGCTAATTCCTTTTCCTCTGGGTTTCTCATATATATCACTATCCCAGGAAGGCTTCCCTGAACCCCAGGTCTGGTTGGATGCCCCGTCCTGGTTCAGTCAGGCCCACTCTACCTCTCCTATCACAGTGAATATCCATCCCATTGCAATTGCCCATTTTCTGGTCTATATTTCTGTAAGGACTCTAAAATCTATGAGAGCAGGGGCATTGttgttatttcagttattttcagATGTTCAGTTACTTTCCTAACACCTAAAATAGTGCCTGTCACCTGCATAGTATTGAGTatatgtttgttgagtgaatgtaTAAACGAATGTAAACATATTGCACGTAAAAGGTATCTCTGATTAATTCTGCTAGATATTTTTTAAGATTAAGTACAATTATAATGAGCTTAGATTTCCAATATGATGTTTCCCTGCATGGGAATCTAATCTGTACATCATCATCAGAAAGCTGAGGCTCCATCAAATTATCTGGTTTAATACTGATGTTGTTTTTGCAGAACATAGAAGGCAGATGCTTTCATCAGGTACAATGTGCTGGCTGTGGTTCTGGTTCCGTGAGGGGGCAGTAGAGGGGTGGGGACAGAGGGGCTCAGGCTTAGCCAGCTATGGCCAGGAGGGTAGTGGAGGACACTCACCTAAATGCGCAGGGGCTGTAAAAAAGAGAACCTGATCCTTACCTAAGGTAAGGGTGGGACTGTGGTGGAGGGGAAAGGTGGACCTGGGTTCTATGGGTAAGAGCAGGCAGAGAAGCAAGGACAGTCCAAAGTAGCAAGCAAAGGAACAGGCAGAAAAGGGATGGTGTAGTCatttgaattatgtatcccaaagaaagacattttaattcattcattttttttcaccttcctatgggtgtgaatTCATGTGTGAACAGGACCTTCAAGATGTTATTTTCACTTTAAGTGGCCAATCGAACAAGGGTGAGTCTTAACCCTTATTGCTGGAGGCcttagaaagagaagaaactggatgcaggaagtcagggaaggctacaggaagaaaacagaagtcagcagaaaccagaagtgCAGACCCAAGGAGAGAGAGATCTCCGTGGGACCAGAGGAGGAGATGTGAGCCAAGGAACCCTGAGGATTGCAGCCAGCTGGCACAAATATACCACAAACTcctggagaaagcaagccctgctaataccttgattttgggcttctagcctTCCAAACTTGTGAGCCAGATCATGCCTGTTGTGAAGTCAACCCTTTGTGTGTTATTTATCATGGCAGCCTGTCAAACTAAGACAAATGGGATTTAAAATGAGCAGCCAATGACAGAGAATAGACAGGTGAGAGGTGGAGCCCAGGAAAAAATTCTCTGAGGCAGGAATGTCTTTCTGGACAGACACAGCCTGCTCATTTAATTCATTTGCTTCCCTGGAAGGTTGTTCTTTGGGAGATCCTGAACCCTGTCAGTATTCTCTGAAAATACTTGGTACTTTTTACTAAAATGAGAAAGAATCCTTTTGATGTGCTTTACACAGAGGGCATATGTAGATTTCCTCCCTCGGCGCCATTTTGTGGCAGCGAGACCTGCAAATGAGGGGGAGAACCAGGACTGCGGCGGGAGTTGCAGCGCGGTCAGGGGCGGCGAGCTGGGCTTAACGGGCCGCGGGCGGGGAGCGCGGCCTCGGCCTCTGGGACCTGACGGCGCCCGCGCGGCCCGGGCCTGGAAAGGATTTGAGATGACCAGCGAAGAACCTCTTCCCAAAAAGGTTCGACCGAGTGAAACAGACTTAAAAGTTATGGCACGAGATGAGTTAATTCTAAGATGGAAACAATATGAAGCGTATGTGCAAGCTTTGGAGGGCAAGTACACAGATCTTAACTCTAATGATGTAACTGGCTTAAGGGAatctgaagaaaaattaaagcaaCAACAGCAAGAGTCTGCACGCAGGGAAAACATCCTCGTAATGAGGCTAGCCACCAAGGAACAAGAGATGCAAGAATGTACTACTCAAATCCAGTACCTGAAGCAAGTCCAGCAGCCTAGCGTTGTCCAAGTGAAATCAACAATGGTAGACCCAGCGATCAACTTGTTTTTCCTAAAAATGAAAGGTGAATTGGAACAGACTAAAGATAAACTGGAACAAGCCCAAAATGAACTGAGTGCCTGGAAGTTTACCCCTGATAGGTAAGCAAATCATACTCCCCAGTCAAGACTTCCCTGACAGTCCCACTACGAGAAAGCTGTGGTGGGACAGCCAAGTACTCGTTTCCACACCAAGACTCAGACTTTTTgagccacaaaaaaaaaaaaaaaaaagacacattcttCTACTGTCCAGCTTGTAATGGTTAATGTAAAACTCATCAGATGAACCTTGTGTTTCagcttttttctcttccccctccccttgcttCAGAGGCCTGATGGCGTCGGACTATTCCAAAGAAGTGGCCACCTCTGAAAATTCCCCTTCTAGAACATGTAGACACTTGAGAAATGTTTCTGTTTGAAGAAAATAGAGGGAGAAACAAGTCTTAAAGTCTGTGGCACTCTGTGTCTTCAGACAATTTGGAGGAATGAAAACCTAGAGATTTTAAATCATGAATTGAACATGTAAAATTCCAGTAACATGTAAAACTGGAATATGCATCGCCCTTAACCTTGAGCATAGTGACTTAGAGACACTGTATATCAGTTTTGCCAATAAGACTGTGGACTTCATGCTTGTTGTTTGAACTTCTGGGTCAAAACTCAAATGAGTCAAACAGGCAAAAAGTTAATGGCGAAGTGTCGAATGCTTACCCAGGAGAATCAAGAGCTTGGAAGGCAGCTGTCCCAGGGACGTATTGCACAACTTGAAGCTGAGTTGGCTTTACAGAAGAAATATAGTGAGGAGCTTAAAAGCAGTCAGGATGAACTCAATGACTTCATCATTCAACTTGACAAAGAAGTAGAGGGTATGCAGAGTACCATTTTAGTTCTTCAGCAGCAACTGAAAGAGACACGCCAGCAGTTGGTGCAATATCAGCAGCAGCAGTCACAAAGCTTGGCCTCAAGCACCAGCAGGACTACATCTTCTGAACCTGTAGTACAAGCAGAGGCTACAAGTAAAGACTGCAGTCGTCTGGCTAATGGACGAAGTAATGGCAGCTCCTCCCATCAGAGGACGTCTGGGTCTGGATTTCATAGGGAGGGGAACATAACTAAAGATGACTTTGCTTCTCCTCCAGGAAATGGTAATAAGGTCTCCAACAGCTCTGAAGAGAGAACTGGCAGAGGAGGTAGTAGTTACATAGACCAACTCAGTGCGGGGTATGAAAGTGTAGACTCTCCCACGGGCAGTGAAAACTCTCGCACACACCACTCAAATGACACAGACGCCAATCATGACCCTCAAGAGGAGAAAGCAGTGAGTGGGAAAGGTAACCGAACTGTGGGTTCCCGCCACGTTCAGAATGGCTTGGGCTCAAATGTAAATGTACAGGGCtcagttttgtaatatttttccagCAAATTTTTTTACAGTGTCATTTAATTTGGGAGAGGATACTGTCCAGAAAATTAACGCATCCTTTTTGTCACAGTTTGCCTTTTCGTGGGTGTGTGATttggtcttccttttttttcccatttttcctttttttgcttcAGTACCTCTGCCACTTTGGAACTTGTAACAGTTACTTTGAATGTTGCTAAAAGGACATTTTGTGTAGGGTcaagttatttttatatatgagtTAATGTGAAGTTGTAAATGGAGATCTTTCCTTAAAGTATAACACAATGATGTCTGTATAAATCTGTGTATATTTAGAACCCGTGTTGTGTGAGGGCATTCTTACTTATACGATTATTACACTTAGGCAACATTCATTGACTCATAAAGCCCCACTTATAGCTAATGGGATACCCATATAAAAGAAGACAGTCCTAAAGTTTGGTGGAAAATTAAATAGGATAAATATCCAAGGCATCAACCCTGAGAGCCTTTGGAAAAACATATGTGTTTCCTTCAGGATCTCCTCCAATAATTAGCTTCCACATCATCCTCTTTAAATTAAATCTACCTTTTCCCCAATCATTAACAttcaagataaaaacaaaattgtttttattcagtgttttcttcttttgctgaAAGACTGATTTTGTTTTCTGTGCTTCCTCACAGAAAATTTACATTGTTTTAGCAATATTATGCACTAAATGGGTTTTCAGTACCAATCTGAAGCCAAACCTCAATTTATAACTGTGCTTATATAGGGGAATGTGtttaatgttgaaaaaactccAGTTTATAAATCTGAGACTGCCTATGGCATATGCATTCAGCTTAAGTAAATtcaatcagtaaatattttttgagtaacTTCTATTTGAAAGGCACTATTCTAGGTGCTATAACATTCTGCACATCAAACAATAAGAAGATATATTAGCTCACAACAACCCTGctagctaaaatttaaaaaaacaaaacaaaacaaaacaaacaaataaaaaacaacccTGCTAGGTAGATACTGCTTTCCTCCttatcaataaaaaaattaaggctTAGGaaggtgtagcaatttgatatggttatgaattccaaaaatagatattggattatgtttgtaatctggtctgtacctgggcatgattgagttatgattagggctttgattgggccacatcattagggcgttgagtccccgccccttggtgggtggggactcacagataaaaggcatggcaaaggacggagttgagggttcttttttgtttttggttttttgggggTTTTTTAGAGTTGAGGGTtgttaatgttggagtttggtgctgaagtcttaagctggagccccaggggagaagacagagctgttcgcctgagagtctacagatgatcttgtggagaaaacagaggaaaacagaggagccgagcccagaggaacccaggaagcctgaacccttgcagacgtggcagccatcttgctccaacatgtgaaaatagactttggtgagggaagtaacatgctttatggcctggtatctgtaagctcctaccccaaataaataccctttataaaaaccaaccagtttctggtattttgcatcagcacccttttggctgactaatacagaaggaaaGATCACTTGCCCAAGATCCTAACAGATGCAGAGCTGGCTTTCCATCGCAGATCACCTGACGCTCAAGTCTGGGCTCTTCGGCTGTGCTGTGGAGCAGAAATTATGCTTTAATGAGACCATGGGAGCAACCAAGCTGAAACTTAGAAAATCCTTAGAAGTTAAGCTCTCAGCAGCTTCTGGGAAAATGTAAGAAATTGTGCTAAATCAATCGAAATAGTTTTTTCTGACGATTGCTGCCAAGGAAATACTCTTGGTGAATGCCAGTTACCTAGAAATCATACTAAGAGATCATAATGTTATTAAGCATCATTGGAGCAACTGGGACTCCAGGAGTGAATCTGAGAACTGGAAGATTCTGGAGCTTGTGACTGTTTGTGGCCCATTGACAGGGAGGGGTTGAGGAAAGAGCACAAACTACCTTTTCCTCATGGAAGTCAATGAAAGACTCTTCTTTTACCCCTCAAAAAGACTTTATAAGTATCAAGCCTCAGATATTTCACTTTGATCTAACCCCCTGACAGAACAAGACTCACaataggaagtggatttggctcaactgatagagcatctgcctaccatacgggagggccagggtccaaacccaggacctcctgacctgtgtggtgagctggcccacacacagtactgatgtgcacaaggagtccatgccatgcaggggtgtccaccgcataggggagccccacatgcaaggagtgaacccccacaatgaaagctgccccatgcaaaaaaagcacagcctgcccaggagtggcacaacacacacagagacctgatgcagcaagatgatgcaacaaaaaaaagagacatagattcccagtgccactgacaagaatgcaagcagacacagaagaatacacagcaaatggacacacagagcagacaatgaggggcagagaaggggagagaaatttttttaaaaagactcacaataaattatataattactTTTAAGATTTTCCAGAAAACTTTGAGAGCTAAGTCTATTCCATGTGCCCACTGATCAAACCTACTCATAATGTCTATTCATGCTCCATCCAGAAGGGAACATGTCAGGGAACTTCCCAAGATAGTGAGTAATTGCTCTTACTGTCCTATAAGACAGAAGTAGGGACACCAGGACAATTCCACCCTTGCTCTCCAGATCTTAAATGTGATAACTCCTTAGAGCTCATGGCACGTGGTGCTTATGTGAGATCTCAGAGTAATCATCAGTGCAGTTTCCCTTCCATGCTAACACCTCAAAGATCCAAATTTGAGGAAACCCTTGATGCATCAGGAGTATATTGATTCTTCTACTACTCAACcacttttacaaatatttatgaatatttagtGTGTGTTTAACATCCTTTCATGGAGGCAAAAGAGATCCAAAACAAGGAGAATTTGGTCCTTGTTCTCAATTTAGGCA from Dasypus novemcinctus isolate mDasNov1 chromosome 3, mDasNov1.1.hap2, whole genome shotgun sequence includes:
- the LOC101425754 gene encoding pre-mRNA-splicing regulator WTAP-like, giving the protein MTSEEPLPKKVRPSETDLKVMARDELILRWKQYEAYVQALEGKYTDLNSNDVTGLRESEEKLKQQQQESARRENILVMRLATKEQEMQECTTQIQYLKQVQQPSVVQVKSTMVDPAINLFFLKMKGELEQTKDKLEQAQNELSAWKFTPDSQTGKKLMAKCRMLTQENQELGRQLSQGRIAQLEAELALQKKYSEELKSSQDELNDFIIQLDKEVEGMQSTILVLQQQLKETRQQLVQYQQQQSQSLASSTSRTTSSEPVVQAEATSKDCSRLANGRSNGSSSHQRTSGSGFHREGNITKDDFASPPGNGNKVSNSSEERTGRGGSSYIDQLSAGYESVDSPTGSENSRTHHSNDTDANHDPQEEKAVSGKGNRTVGSRHVQNGLGSNVNVQGSVL